A portion of the Maylandia zebra isolate NMK-2024a linkage group LG9, Mzebra_GT3a, whole genome shotgun sequence genome contains these proteins:
- the myca gene encoding transcriptional regulator Myc-A — MPRNPSLASRNYDYDYLQPYFYYDDEEEDFYPQQFQPPAPSEDIWKKFELLPTPPLSPSRRPSLSSLDLSIADQLEMVTEFLGDDVVNQSIICDSDYSQTFLKSIIIQDCMWSGFSAAAKLKKVVSERLASLHAARKESAAGDGAELAGPAAAAAAAAAAATAALPAWKLNSSYLQDLNTSASECIDPSVVFPYPVAETPKQSAGTPPSKDLGLDTPPNSSGSSSSCSDSEEEDEGDDEEEEEEEEEEEDEQEEEEEIDVVTVEKRQVVKRCDSSPLETRHPSPLVLKRCHVSTHQHNYAAHPSMRHEQPAVKRLKLESSGGGASSHSRVLKQISSNRKCSSPRTSDTEDYDKRRTHNVLERQRRNELKLSFFALRDEIPEVANNEKAAKVVILKKATECIYSMQSDEQRLLSLKEQLRRRSEQLKQRLAHLQGCRA, encoded by the exons ATGCCGCGGAATCCAAGTTTGGCGAGTAGGAACTACGACTACGACTACCTGCAGCCCTATTTCTACTACGACGACGAGGAGGAGGATTTCTACCCTCAGCAGTTTCAGCCTCCGGCACCCAGCGAAGACATCTGGAAGAAATTTGAACTGCTGCCGACCCCTCCCCTCTCCCCGAGCCGCCGGCCGTCCCTGTCCAGCCTCGACCTTTCCATCGCGGATCAGCTGGAGATGGTGACAGAGTTCCTCGGGGATGACGTGGTCAACCAGAGCATCATCTGCGACTCCGACTACTCCCAGACCTTCCTCAAGTCCATCATCATCCAGGACTGCATGTGGAGCGGCTTTTCCGCCGCCGCCAAGCTGAAGAAGGTGGTGTCCGAGCGGCTCGCCTCCCTGCACGCCGCCCGGAAGGAGTCTGCGGCCGGTGACGGCGCAGAGCTCGCCGGCCCCGCGGCTGCTGCCGCCGCGGCTGCCGCCGCCGCTACTGCGGCTCTTCCTGCGTGGAAGCTGAACAGCAGCTACCTGCAAGACCTGAACACGTCTGCGTCGGAGTGCATCGACCCCTCGGTGGTTTTCCCGTATCCCGTAGCCGAGACGCCCAAGCAGAGCGCAGGGACCCCGCCTAGCAAGGATTTGGGACTAGACACGCCGCCTAACAGCAGCGGGAGCAGCAGCAGTTGTAGCGATTCAG aggaagaggatgaaggtgatgatgaggaggaggaggaggaggaagaagaagaagaggacgaacaggaggaagaggaggaaatcGACGTGGTCACTGTGGAAAAGAGGCAGGTGGTGAAACGGTGCGACTCCAGCCCGCTGGAGACCAGGCACCCCAGCCCACTCGTGCTGAAGAGGTGCCACGTCTCCACCCACCAGCATAATTACGCCGCCCATCCATCCATGAGGCACGAGCAGCCGGCTGTCAAGAGGCTGAAGCTGGAGAGCAGCGGTGGAGGTGCCAGCAGCCACAGCAGGGTCCTCAAACAGATCAGCAGCAACCGCAAGTGTTCCAGCCCGCGAACGTCGGACACGGAGGACTACGACAAGAGAAGGACTCATAACGTGCTGGAGCGCCAAAGGAGGAACGAGCTGAAGCTGAGCTTCTTCGCTCTGCGGGACGAGATCCCCGAGGTGGCCAACAACGAGAAGGCGGCCAAGGTGGTCATCCTGAAGAAGGCCACGGAGTGCATCTACAGCATGCAGTCAGACGAACAGAGACTCCTCTCTCTGAAAGAGCAGCTGAGGAGGAGAAGCGAACAGTTAAAGCAGAGACTCGCACACCTGCAGGGTTGCCGTGCTTAA